Proteins from one Microbacterium faecale genomic window:
- a CDS encoding DEAD/DEAH box helicase, producing the protein MRNIHLTEDHVDALFTREGADDGRALISRVPVRVLRAETGRDFSGALVSVGALTIEVEMTARDIETWCSHDGQARCAHGAAAIIALADDEQPFGIGAVGRSDVPAARPTSEPWERTLRRLLPDDESPATTRELALLFSIRESGAGDPPGSGVAIRPAVRGSGGGWVRTGVSWRALADADDADPCRRALADIAALHDGRHAFADVGERIRRGSRSATFGAGDWGSPEWIRLDAVPSRGLWSALVAAHDAGVEFVADDTGQPTVEVGDASAEAIVDLRDVSGRLRVEATVAGPPGEGIRPIGAPTSAVARTHGSPPRVRALVPLARPATREWDALFATGRLSIPAGSVDDFRDGYLPRLRDVGPLVSTDESFEVPPAARGDLVLAIRHTAKTVRVHWEWEYPPGERRDRAAERVLLSDVETTVGRFRHLLGRRAADGVFPTRDLDPDETVEFLAHALPALRGVEGVRIETHNDVPELTFATEDPVIEIGAEPSGEDWFELNVVVTIQGEPVSSAALLTALSHGRTYFRLLSGTVFPLTDPRFTRLRDVLAEAKSLRDDPSGSFALPRFQLDLWQELAEIGVLEAQHAAWVEAMSALDGTGIERRDPPASVSATLREYQRDGFSWLDFLRRNRLGGVLADDMGLGKTVQLLAALEQARLDEPAARFLVVAPTSVVGHWAAEAARFVPDLATYAIRETSRKRGVAVEDAIGDATLVVTSYAILRLDADEFRNMGFRVLVLDEAQNVKNPSSRGHAAARMLGAPSTFVVTGTPLENNLMELFALTTLAAPGLFGTRTHFREHFSRAIEKYGDAGRLERLRARIRPFLLRRRKEEVAPELPAKTEQVLEVPLHGAHQRAYERRFRREQQKLLGLLDDVKKNQIQILASLTRLRREALDPSFGDAAEAPNVRSAKLEALGDLLDEIVADGHRALVFSQFTDFLGLAAGVADRRGVRYSYLDGRTGAAQRTRMVERFQTGEDPAFFISLKAGGTGLTLTGADYCILLDPWWNPAAEEQAIDRTHRIGQDKPIMVYRIIAAGTIEEKVRDLQLKKRRLFHDVLDGAGAPSFDVDDYRSLIA; encoded by the coding sequence ATGAGGAACATCCACCTCACCGAGGATCACGTCGACGCGCTGTTCACGCGCGAGGGCGCCGATGATGGGCGCGCGCTCATCTCGCGCGTGCCCGTGCGGGTGCTGCGCGCCGAAACGGGCCGAGATTTCTCGGGGGCACTCGTGAGCGTCGGGGCCCTCACGATCGAGGTGGAGATGACGGCGCGCGACATCGAGACGTGGTGCTCGCACGACGGCCAGGCGCGCTGCGCGCACGGGGCGGCGGCGATCATCGCCCTCGCCGACGATGAGCAGCCGTTCGGCATCGGGGCGGTCGGACGCAGCGACGTCCCCGCTGCCCGTCCCACGAGCGAGCCGTGGGAGCGCACGCTTCGGCGTCTGCTTCCCGACGACGAATCCCCTGCCACGACACGCGAGCTGGCGCTTCTGTTCAGCATCCGCGAGTCGGGCGCGGGCGATCCCCCGGGCAGCGGCGTCGCGATCCGTCCCGCCGTACGCGGATCCGGCGGCGGCTGGGTGCGCACGGGCGTCAGTTGGCGCGCACTGGCCGACGCCGACGACGCGGATCCTTGTCGACGCGCGCTCGCCGACATCGCGGCACTGCACGACGGACGGCACGCGTTCGCCGACGTCGGCGAGCGGATCCGCCGCGGCTCGCGGTCGGCGACCTTCGGTGCGGGCGACTGGGGCTCGCCGGAGTGGATCCGGCTCGACGCCGTGCCCTCGCGCGGACTGTGGAGCGCGCTGGTCGCCGCGCACGATGCCGGGGTCGAGTTCGTCGCAGACGACACCGGACAGCCCACGGTCGAAGTCGGCGACGCCTCCGCCGAAGCCATCGTCGACCTGCGCGATGTCAGCGGCCGGCTCCGCGTCGAGGCGACGGTCGCGGGCCCGCCCGGCGAGGGGATTCGCCCGATCGGTGCGCCGACGTCCGCCGTCGCCCGCACGCACGGTTCCCCACCGCGCGTCCGTGCGCTCGTCCCGCTCGCGCGCCCCGCGACCCGCGAATGGGACGCGCTGTTCGCCACAGGACGGCTGTCGATTCCCGCCGGGAGCGTCGACGACTTCCGCGACGGCTACCTGCCGCGGCTGCGCGACGTGGGTCCGCTCGTCTCGACCGACGAGTCGTTCGAGGTGCCGCCGGCCGCGCGCGGCGACCTGGTGCTCGCGATCCGGCACACCGCGAAGACCGTGCGCGTGCACTGGGAGTGGGAGTATCCGCCGGGAGAGCGTCGCGACCGCGCGGCGGAGCGCGTCCTGCTGTCCGACGTCGAGACGACGGTCGGCCGATTCCGGCATCTGCTCGGCCGCCGCGCGGCCGACGGCGTCTTCCCGACGCGAGACCTCGACCCCGACGAGACCGTCGAGTTTCTCGCTCACGCGCTGCCTGCCCTCCGCGGGGTCGAGGGAGTGCGGATCGAGACGCACAACGACGTTCCGGAGCTCACCTTCGCGACGGAGGATCCCGTCATCGAGATCGGCGCGGAGCCGTCCGGCGAGGACTGGTTCGAGTTGAACGTCGTCGTGACGATCCAGGGTGAGCCCGTCTCGAGCGCCGCGCTGCTCACCGCGCTCTCGCACGGCCGCACGTACTTCCGCCTGCTCAGCGGCACTGTCTTTCCCTTGACGGATCCGCGCTTCACGCGCTTGCGCGACGTGCTCGCGGAAGCCAAGTCGTTGCGAGACGATCCCTCGGGCAGCTTCGCGCTGCCGCGCTTCCAGCTCGACCTCTGGCAGGAGCTCGCGGAGATCGGCGTGCTCGAGGCGCAGCACGCCGCGTGGGTTGAAGCGATGTCGGCACTCGACGGCACGGGGATCGAGCGTCGCGATCCGCCCGCGAGCGTTTCCGCGACGCTGCGCGAATATCAGCGCGACGGCTTCAGCTGGCTCGACTTCCTGCGCCGGAACCGCCTCGGCGGCGTCCTCGCCGACGATATGGGACTCGGAAAGACGGTGCAGCTCCTCGCGGCGCTCGAACAGGCGCGGCTCGATGAGCCAGCGGCGCGCTTCCTCGTCGTCGCCCCGACGAGCGTCGTCGGCCACTGGGCCGCAGAAGCCGCCCGCTTCGTGCCCGACCTCGCCACCTACGCGATCCGCGAGACCAGTCGCAAACGCGGCGTCGCCGTCGAAGACGCGATCGGCGACGCGACGCTCGTCGTGACGAGCTACGCGATCCTGCGCCTCGACGCCGACGAATTCCGCAACATGGGGTTCCGCGTTCTCGTGCTCGACGAGGCCCAGAACGTGAAGAATCCGTCTTCTCGCGGTCACGCGGCAGCGCGCATGCTCGGCGCTCCGTCGACGTTCGTCGTCACGGGCACGCCGCTCGAGAACAACCTCATGGAACTGTTCGCGCTGACCACGCTCGCGGCGCCAGGCCTGTTCGGCACCCGGACCCACTTCCGCGAGCACTTCTCGCGGGCGATCGAGAAGTACGGTGACGCCGGCCGTCTCGAACGGCTGCGGGCACGCATCCGGCCCTTCCTCTTGCGCCGCCGGAAGGAGGAGGTCGCCCCGGAACTGCCCGCGAAGACCGAGCAGGTGCTGGAAGTGCCGCTTCACGGCGCGCACCAACGCGCCTATGAGCGCCGCTTCCGCCGCGAGCAGCAGAAGCTTCTCGGGCTCCTCGACGACGTCAAGAAGAATCAGATCCAGATCCTCGCCTCACTCACGCGGCTGCGGCGCGAGGCCCTCGACCCCTCGTTCGGCGACGCCGCCGAAGCACCGAACGTGCGCTCGGCGAAACTCGAGGCGCTCGGTGATCTCCTCGACGAGATCGTCGCCGACGGTCACCGCGCGCTCGTGTTCAGCCAGTTCACCGACTTCCTCGGCCTCGCGGCCGGAGTCGCCGACCGCCGTGGCGTCCGGTACTCCTACCTCGACGGGCGCACGGGCGCCGCGCAGCGCACCCGCATGGTCGAGCGATTCCAGACCGGCGAGGATCCGGCGTTCTTCATCTCGCTCAAGGCTGGCGGCACCGGGCTGACGCTCACGGGCGCCGACTACTGCATCCTGCTCGACCCGTGGTGGAACCCCGCGGCCGAGGAGCAGGCGATCGACCGCACGCACCGCATCGGCCAGGACAAGCCGATCATGGTGTACCGGATCATCGCCGCGGGCACGATCGAAGAGAAGGTGCGCGACTTGCAGCTGAAGAAGCGTCGCCTCTTCCACGACGTGCTCGATGGCGCGGGCGCGCCGTCGTTCGACGTCGACGACTACCGCTCACTGATCGCGTGA